In a genomic window of Alkalilimnicola sp. S0819:
- a CDS encoding BolA family protein, with amino-acid sequence MMEPDNIKRMLEAALSDCQAEVSGDGRHFQALIISPEFEGKGLIQRHRMVNAILKAHFDTEVLHALSMRTLTPAENAGAQ; translated from the coding sequence ATGATGGAGCCGGACAATATCAAACGCATGCTGGAAGCCGCGCTGAGCGACTGCCAGGCGGAGGTCAGCGGTGATGGCCGTCATTTTCAGGCGCTGATCATCAGCCCGGAATTCGAGGGCAAGGGCCTGATCCAGCGTCATCGCATGGTCAACGCGATCCTCAAGGCGCACTTCGACACCGAAGTGCTGCATGCCCTGTCCATGCGCACCCTGACGCCGGCGGAAAACGCCGGCGCCCAATGA
- a CDS encoding ABC transporter ATP-binding protein: MSTGAQANDVLVEIRGLRFSRGKRVIFDDIDLDIRRGELTVIMGPSGTGKTTLLRLIGGQLKPQAGSIRVDGERVDTLGRAALYRLRRRMGMLFQSGALFTHMDVFENVAFPLREHTRLPEPLIEQLVLMKLEAVGLRGARRLRPAELSGGMARRVALARAIALDPMMVMYDEPFTGQDPISMGVLVELIRRLNDALGLSSVVVSHDVAEAAGIADRIHLISDGRVVESGTPESLRASKSAWVRQFMDGLPDGPVPFHYPAPAYEEEALGR, encoded by the coding sequence ATGAGCACGGGCGCGCAAGCCAATGATGTGCTGGTGGAGATTCGCGGCCTGCGTTTTTCCCGCGGCAAGCGGGTAATTTTCGACGACATCGACCTGGATATCCGCCGCGGCGAGCTTACCGTGATCATGGGCCCCAGCGGCACCGGCAAGACCACGTTGCTGCGCCTGATCGGCGGCCAGCTCAAACCCCAGGCGGGCAGTATCCGGGTGGACGGCGAGCGGGTCGACACCCTGGGGCGCGCGGCCCTGTACCGGCTGCGCCGACGCATGGGGATGCTGTTCCAGAGCGGGGCGCTGTTCACGCATATGGATGTGTTCGAGAACGTGGCCTTTCCCCTGCGCGAGCATACACGCCTGCCCGAGCCGCTGATCGAGCAGCTGGTGCTGATGAAGCTCGAGGCCGTGGGGCTGCGCGGCGCGCGGCGGCTGCGCCCGGCGGAGCTCTCCGGCGGCATGGCGCGGCGGGTGGCGCTGGCGCGGGCCATCGCCCTGGACCCCATGATGGTGATGTACGACGAGCCCTTCACCGGCCAGGACCCCATTTCCATGGGCGTGCTGGTGGAGCTGATCCGCCGGCTCAACGACGCGCTGGGTCTGAGCAGTGTCGTGGTCTCCCATGATGTGGCCGAGGCCGCCGGTATCGCCGATCGCATACACCTGATCTCCGACGGGCGGGTGGTGGAGTCCGGCACACCGGAGTCCCTGCGCGCTTCGAAGTCGGCCTGGGTGCGTCAGTTCATGGACGGCCTGCCCGACGGGCCGGTGCCTTTTCATTACCCGGCGCCCGCCTACGAAGAAGAGGCGCTGGGGCGATGA
- the mlaE gene encoding lipid asymmetry maintenance ABC transporter permease subunit MlaE → MIGRLAALGALTLASLAGLGRATLFLGRLLLGLGEVLRRPALVLRQVHAVGVLSLPIIVVAGLFVGMVLGLQGYRTLVDFGAEQSLGVLVALSLVRELGPVVTALLFAGRAGSALTAEIGLMKATEQLSGMEMMAVDPERRVAAPRLLAGFIAMPLLAALFSFVGVLGGYGIGTGVLGVDSGSFWSQMQSAVAFSGDILNGVIKSVVFGLVVTWIAVFQGYDAVPTSEGVANATTRTVVYASLAVLGMDFVLTALMFG, encoded by the coding sequence ATGATCGGGCGCCTGGCGGCTCTGGGGGCGCTCACCCTGGCAAGCCTGGCGGGTCTGGGCCGGGCCACGCTGTTTCTGGGGCGATTGCTGCTGGGCCTGGGCGAGGTGTTGCGCCGGCCCGCCCTGGTGCTGCGCCAGGTGCACGCGGTGGGGGTGCTCTCGCTGCCGATCATCGTGGTGGCGGGGCTGTTCGTGGGCATGGTGCTGGGGCTGCAGGGCTACCGCACGCTGGTGGATTTCGGTGCCGAGCAGTCCCTGGGCGTGCTGGTGGCGCTCTCACTGGTGCGCGAACTCGGGCCGGTGGTTACCGCCTTGCTGTTCGCCGGCCGCGCCGGTTCGGCGCTGACCGCGGAGATCGGCCTGATGAAGGCCACCGAGCAGCTCTCGGGCATGGAAATGATGGCGGTGGACCCGGAGCGCCGGGTGGCCGCGCCGCGCCTGCTGGCGGGTTTCATCGCCATGCCCTTGCTGGCGGCGCTCTTCAGCTTCGTCGGGGTGCTCGGCGGCTACGGCATCGGAACCGGGGTGCTGGGCGTGGACAGCGGCTCTTTCTGGTCGCAGATGCAGAGCGCAGTGGCCTTCAGCGGGGATATTCTCAACGGCGTGATCAAGAGCGTGGTCTTCGGGCTGGTGGTGACCTGGATCGCCGTGTTCCAGGGTTATGATGCGGTGCCCACCTCGGAGGGCGTGGCCAACGCCACCACCCGCACCGTGGTGTACGCCTCCCTCGCTGTGCTGGGCATGGACTTCGTGCTCACCGCTTTGATGTTCGGTTGA
- the lptA gene encoding lipopolysaccharide transport periplasmic protein LptA: MYRKTNKLLALLVLALPLAAGALESDREQPIELEADRAEMDNVSGVSVYTGNVILTQGTLKITGDKMTVYQTEGGELDKAYVDGRPATYQQLPDDQPLPVKARAPRMEYYASGPERVRLLQGGLITQGQDEFEGETIVYLVQEDRMQAERGEGEDQRIRIKFFPKEDDKGDAP; encoded by the coding sequence ATGTACCGGAAGACCAATAAGCTCCTCGCCCTGCTGGTTCTGGCGCTGCCCCTCGCCGCGGGCGCGCTCGAGAGCGACCGTGAACAACCCATCGAACTGGAAGCCGACCGCGCCGAGATGGACAACGTCAGCGGCGTGAGTGTGTACACCGGCAATGTGATCCTCACCCAGGGCACGCTGAAGATCACCGGCGACAAGATGACCGTCTACCAGACCGAGGGCGGCGAGCTGGACAAGGCCTACGTGGACGGCCGCCCCGCCACCTACCAGCAGCTGCCCGACGACCAGCCCCTGCCGGTCAAGGCCCGTGCCCCGCGCATGGAGTATTACGCCAGCGGCCCCGAGCGGGTCCGTCTGCTCCAGGGCGGCCTGATCACCCAGGGCCAGGACGAGTTCGAAGGCGAGACCATCGTCTATCTGGTGCAGGAAGACCGCATGCAGGCCGAGCGCGGCGAGGGCGAAGACCAGCGTATCCGCATCAAGTTCTTCCCCAAGGAAGATGACAAGGGCGACGCGCCATGA
- the hisG gene encoding ATP phosphoribosyltransferase has product MADSLTIALSKGRILQETLPLLAHAGIELTEDPDASRKLVLETTQPGVKVVVVRATDVPTYVEHGGADVGVAGKDVLMEYGSRGLYEPLDLRIARCKLMVAGRPDAAQPRRPRVATKFVNIARRYYAGQGRQAELIKLYGSMELAPLVGMADLIVDLVDTGNTLRANGLEPLEHIADISSRLVVNKASMKVKHRPLKALIGQLREAVEGGQ; this is encoded by the coding sequence ATGGCTGATAGTCTCACCATCGCCCTGTCCAAGGGGCGTATCCTGCAGGAAACCCTGCCGCTGCTGGCCCACGCCGGCATCGAACTCACCGAAGATCCGGACGCCAGCCGCAAGCTGGTGCTGGAGACCACCCAGCCTGGAGTGAAGGTGGTGGTGGTGCGCGCCACCGACGTGCCTACCTACGTGGAGCATGGCGGGGCCGACGTCGGGGTCGCCGGCAAGGACGTGCTCATGGAGTACGGCAGCCGAGGCCTCTACGAGCCGCTGGATCTGCGCATCGCCCGCTGCAAGCTCATGGTGGCCGGGCGCCCCGATGCGGCTCAGCCGCGCCGGCCGCGGGTGGCCACCAAGTTCGTCAATATCGCCCGGCGCTACTACGCCGGGCAGGGCCGCCAGGCCGAGCTGATCAAGCTCTACGGTTCCATGGAGCTTGCCCCGCTGGTGGGCATGGCCGATCTGATCGTCGACCTGGTGGACACCGGCAACACCCTGCGCGCCAACGGTCTGGAGCCGTTGGAGCACATCGCCGACATCAGCTCCCGGCTGGTGGTCAACAAGGCTTCCATGAAGGTCAAGCATCGCCCGCTCAAGGCGCTGATCGGCCAGCTGCGCGAAGCCGTGGAAGGAGGACAGTAA
- the mlaD gene encoding outer membrane lipid asymmetry maintenance protein MlaD has product MANSRAMEIGVGLFVVIGLAALFGLAMKVSGFTGFSGEPSYRVEARFQNIGGLKVQAPVTMAGVRVGRVAAIDLDERSFEARVQLDIARRFDQLPEDTSASILTSGLLGEQYVGLEPGGMDLYLQDGDEITLTQSALVLEKIIGQFLFQQAEGQ; this is encoded by the coding sequence ATGGCTAACTCGCGGGCAATGGAAATCGGCGTCGGGCTGTTCGTGGTGATCGGTCTGGCGGCCCTGTTCGGGCTGGCGATGAAGGTGAGCGGTTTCACCGGCTTCAGCGGCGAGCCCTCGTACCGGGTGGAGGCGCGCTTTCAGAACATCGGCGGGCTGAAGGTGCAGGCGCCGGTGACCATGGCGGGGGTGCGGGTCGGCCGGGTGGCAGCCATCGATCTGGACGAGCGCAGCTTCGAGGCACGGGTTCAGCTGGATATCGCCCGCCGCTTCGACCAACTGCCCGAGGACACCAGTGCCAGCATCCTCACCTCCGGCCTGCTCGGCGAGCAGTACGTGGGGCTGGAGCCGGGCGGCATGGATCTGTACCTGCAGGACGGGGACGAGATCACCCTCACCCAGTCGGCGCTGGTGCTGGAGAAGATCATCGGTCAGTTCCTGTTTCAGCAGGCCGAGGGACAATAA
- the hisC gene encoding histidinol-phosphate transaminase, which yields MSDQQARIGRWVRPAVQALKAYHVQPAARTIKLDAMENPYHWSEEMVDAWLARLRQVELNRYPDPAAAGLKTRLREAMGVPAESELMLGNGSDELILLLALALGGAGKTVLAPGPSFVMYRIIAAMAGLEYREVALRAEGFELNLPAMLAAMEEQPPAVVYLAYPNNPTGNLFRREDIETIIERAPGVVVVDEAYFAFAGDSFMADLTRYPQLLVMRTVSKMGLAGLRLGLLAGHPDWLAQLEKCRLPYNINVLTQASAEFALDHRAVLEEQSARIRRDREGLMSELAAIPGLQPFPSQANFIAFRVPPGRAGELHGALRERGVLVKNLHGSDPQLADCLRVTVGTPEENAAFLQALKASL from the coding sequence ATGAGCGATCAGCAGGCGCGCATCGGCCGCTGGGTGCGACCGGCGGTACAGGCCCTGAAGGCCTATCACGTGCAGCCCGCCGCGCGCACCATCAAATTGGACGCCATGGAGAACCCCTACCATTGGTCCGAAGAGATGGTGGACGCCTGGCTGGCGCGGTTGCGCCAGGTGGAGCTGAACCGCTACCCCGATCCCGCCGCAGCCGGCTTGAAGACGCGGCTGCGCGAGGCCATGGGTGTCCCCGCCGAATCCGAGCTCATGCTGGGCAACGGCTCCGATGAGCTGATCCTGCTGCTCGCCCTGGCGCTGGGTGGGGCAGGCAAGACGGTGCTGGCCCCGGGGCCGAGCTTCGTCATGTACCGCATCATCGCCGCCATGGCCGGTCTGGAGTATCGGGAGGTGGCGCTGCGCGCCGAGGGCTTCGAGCTGAACCTGCCGGCGATGCTGGCGGCCATGGAGGAGCAGCCCCCGGCGGTGGTGTACCTGGCCTACCCGAACAATCCTACCGGCAACCTGTTCCGTCGCGAGGATATCGAGACGATCATCGAGCGCGCGCCGGGGGTCGTGGTGGTGGACGAGGCCTACTTCGCCTTCGCCGGCGACAGCTTCATGGCCGATCTGACCCGGTATCCCCAGCTGCTGGTGATGCGCACGGTCTCGAAAATGGGTCTGGCCGGGCTGCGACTGGGGCTGCTGGCCGGGCACCCGGATTGGCTGGCGCAGCTGGAGAAATGCCGGCTGCCCTACAATATCAACGTGCTCACCCAGGCCAGTGCCGAGTTCGCGCTGGATCATCGGGCGGTGCTGGAAGAGCAGAGCGCCCGGATCCGCCGGGACCGTGAAGGTCTCATGAGCGAGCTGGCCGCGATCCCCGGTCTGCAGCCCTTTCCCTCCCAGGCCAATTTCATTGCCTTTCGGGTGCCGCCGGGCAGGGCCGGGGAATTGCACGGGGCCTTGCGCGAGCGTGGCGTGCTGGTGAAGAACCTGCACGGCAGCGACCCGCAATTGGCCGATTGTCTGCGGGTGACCGTGGGCACGCCCGAGGAGAACGCGGCCTTCCTCCAGGCCCTGAAAGCCTCCCTGTAG
- a CDS encoding KpsF/GutQ family sugar-phosphate isomerase → MNDSDASQGKVYRREQAHHDRVDDDALRRLALAVLDTEAGAIADLKARIDAHFTRACRLMLACRGRVVVTGMGKSGHIGNKIAATLASTGTPAFFLHPGEASHGDLGMITPEDVVLALSNSGETDEITTILPLIKRLGVPLIAMTGKPNSRLARAADEHLDVSVREEACPLGLAPTSSTTAALAMGDALAVSLLEARGFTAEDFARSHPGGRLGRRLLLLIEDVMHTGERIPRISADAPLREALLEMSRKGLGMTAVLDADGRPVGVFTDGDLRRSLDGAVDVHTTPVHRVMTPGGKRVQPDQLAAEALQVMERHKINGLLVVADEQLVGVLNMHDLLRAGVV, encoded by the coding sequence ATGAACGACAGCGACGCCTCCCAAGGCAAGGTCTACCGCCGCGAGCAGGCCCACCACGACCGGGTGGACGACGACGCCCTGCGCCGTCTGGCGCTCGCCGTGCTGGACACCGAAGCCGGCGCCATCGCCGACCTGAAGGCCCGCATCGATGCGCACTTCACCCGTGCCTGCCGCCTCATGCTCGCGTGTCGCGGCCGCGTGGTGGTCACCGGCATGGGCAAATCCGGCCATATCGGCAACAAGATCGCCGCCACGCTGGCGAGCACCGGCACGCCGGCCTTCTTCCTCCATCCGGGAGAGGCGAGCCACGGCGATCTGGGCATGATCACCCCCGAGGACGTGGTGCTGGCCCTGTCCAACTCCGGGGAAACCGACGAGATCACCACCATTCTGCCGCTGATCAAGCGCCTGGGCGTGCCGCTGATCGCCATGACCGGCAAGCCCAACTCCCGGCTGGCCCGCGCCGCCGACGAACACCTGGACGTGTCGGTGCGCGAAGAAGCCTGTCCCCTGGGGCTGGCGCCCACCTCCAGCACCACGGCGGCGCTCGCCATGGGCGATGCCCTGGCCGTGTCCCTGCTGGAGGCGCGTGGCTTCACCGCCGAGGACTTCGCCCGCTCCCACCCCGGCGGGCGCCTGGGCCGGCGCCTGCTGCTGCTCATTGAAGATGTGATGCACACCGGCGAGCGAATCCCCCGCATCAGTGCCGACGCGCCGCTGCGCGAAGCCCTGCTGGAGATGAGCCGCAAGGGCCTGGGCATGACCGCGGTGCTGGATGCCGACGGCCGCCCCGTGGGCGTGTTCACCGACGGCGATCTGCGCCGCAGCCTGGACGGCGCGGTGGATGTGCACACCACCCCGGTGCACCGGGTCATGACCCCCGGCGGCAAGCGGGTACAACCGGACCAGCTCGCCGCCGAAGCCCTGCAGGTCATGGAGCGGCACAAGATCAACGGCTTGCTGGTGGTGGCCGATGAGCAACTGGTGGGGGTGCTGAACATGCACGACCTGCTGCGGGCGGGAGTGGTCTGA
- the murA gene encoding UDP-N-acetylglucosamine 1-carboxyvinyltransferase: MEKLIMRGGGPLNGEIRISGAKNAALPIVMGTLLADGPMTVGNIPHLHDITTTMELLGRMGVRLTVDERMRVEVDPTHIQSYTAPYELVKTMRASILVLGPLLARYGEAHVSLPGGCAIGSRPVNLHVDGMRALGAEVTVEGGYIKARAKRLKGARIVLDTVTVTGTENIMMAAVLAEGRTVLENAAREPEVVDLADCLNAMGAQISGAGTSTMIIEGVENLKGIDYQVLPDRIETGTFLVAAAMTGGRIKVKDTTPELLDSVLLKLEEAGAHINTGPDWIELIMERERPRAVSFHTAPYPAFPTDMQAQFCALNSIADGVGTITETVFENRFMHCLEMQRMGADIRLEGNTAISRGVPRLTGAPVMATDLRASASLVLAGLVAEGETVVDRIYHIDRGYECIEEKLAQLGADIRRVPV; the protein is encoded by the coding sequence ATGGAAAAACTGATCATGCGGGGCGGCGGGCCCCTGAACGGCGAGATCCGTATCTCCGGGGCGAAGAACGCCGCACTGCCCATCGTCATGGGCACGCTGCTGGCCGATGGCCCCATGACCGTGGGCAACATCCCGCACCTGCACGACATCACCACCACTATGGAGTTGCTGGGGCGCATGGGCGTGCGCCTCACGGTGGACGAGCGCATGCGGGTGGAGGTGGACCCCACCCACATCCAGAGCTACACCGCGCCCTACGAGCTGGTGAAGACCATGCGCGCCTCCATCCTGGTGCTGGGCCCGCTGCTGGCGCGCTACGGCGAGGCCCATGTCTCGCTGCCCGGCGGCTGCGCCATTGGCTCGCGCCCGGTGAACCTGCACGTGGACGGCATGCGCGCGCTGGGCGCGGAAGTGACGGTGGAAGGCGGCTACATCAAGGCTCGCGCCAAGCGCCTCAAGGGGGCGCGCATCGTGCTCGACACGGTCACCGTTACCGGCACCGAGAACATCATGATGGCGGCGGTGCTGGCCGAAGGCCGCACGGTGCTGGAGAACGCCGCCCGTGAGCCGGAGGTGGTGGATCTGGCCGATTGCCTCAACGCCATGGGCGCGCAGATCAGCGGTGCAGGCACCAGCACCATGATCATCGAGGGTGTGGAGAACCTGAAGGGCATCGACTACCAGGTGCTGCCCGATCGCATCGAGACCGGCACCTTCCTGGTGGCCGCCGCCATGACCGGTGGGCGGATCAAGGTCAAGGACACCACCCCGGAGTTGCTCGACTCGGTGCTGCTCAAGCTCGAGGAGGCCGGTGCCCATATCAACACCGGGCCCGACTGGATAGAGCTGATCATGGAGCGGGAGCGGCCCCGGGCCGTCAGTTTCCACACCGCGCCGTACCCGGCCTTTCCCACCGATATGCAGGCCCAGTTCTGCGCGCTGAACAGCATCGCCGACGGCGTGGGCACCATCACCGAGACGGTGTTCGAGAACCGTTTCATGCATTGCCTGGAAATGCAGCGCATGGGTGCCGATATCCGCCTGGAAGGCAATACCGCCATCAGCCGCGGCGTGCCCCGGCTCACCGGCGCGCCGGTGATGGCCACCGATCTGCGTGCCTCCGCCAGTCTGGTGCTGGCGGGTCTGGTGGCCGAGGGCGAGACGGTGGTGGACCGCATCTACCACATAGACCGCGGCTACGAATGTATTGAAGAGAAACTGGCCCAACTGGGCGCCGACATCCGGCGCGTGCCGGTTTAA
- the lptC gene encoding LPS export ABC transporter periplasmic protein LptC, whose product MRRTRLFPAVTLIILVALAWWLSRDRDESRDAADAAAVSVPDAFFEGFRLRSTDATGRWDYQVDSPRVAHYPEDDRWTLATPRLEAYPEEGATWHAHAEQGIAWPDEDRVELRGRVTVRRAASPVNRPLELDTENVRITPSRDYAETDAYTEVRQGVSRIQGTGARAWVAEDRVEFLSEVKGHYVPEDQ is encoded by the coding sequence ATGCGCAGGACTAGACTCTTCCCCGCGGTAACGCTGATCATCCTGGTGGCGTTGGCCTGGTGGCTGTCCCGTGACCGCGACGAATCACGAGACGCCGCCGACGCCGCCGCCGTCAGCGTCCCCGACGCCTTCTTCGAAGGCTTTCGCCTGCGCAGCACCGACGCCACCGGGCGCTGGGACTACCAAGTGGACTCGCCCCGGGTCGCCCACTACCCCGAGGATGACCGCTGGACGCTGGCCACGCCGCGCCTGGAGGCCTATCCCGAGGAAGGCGCGACCTGGCACGCCCACGCCGAGCAGGGTATCGCCTGGCCCGACGAGGACCGGGTGGAGTTGCGCGGCAGAGTCACGGTGCGCCGGGCGGCAAGCCCCGTGAACCGCCCGCTGGAGCTGGATACCGAAAACGTGCGCATCACCCCCAGCCGCGACTACGCCGAGACCGACGCCTACACCGAAGTCCGCCAGGGCGTCTCGCGTATCCAGGGCACAGGCGCCCGCGCCTGGGTGGCCGAAGACCGGGTGGAATTCCTCTCCGAAGTAAAGGGACACTATGTACCGGAAGACCAATAA
- a CDS encoding phospholipid-binding protein MlaC, translating to MKRVFWLLLSLLLAAAPAQAQETAPDALVRDTAERMLEVLRERRGELDERPQMVFDLVEEIVLPHFDFELMSRYVLARNWRGASDEQRSRFVEEFRHLLVRTYATSLAEYSGQRIEYLPLRGDPARGRVTVSTVIKQNGGGPDIPVDYNLRRTESGWKVFDVIIEGLSLVQNYRGSFASAIRRQGLDGLIDDLAARNANRRDA from the coding sequence ATGAAGCGCGTGTTTTGGCTGTTGCTGTCGCTGCTGCTCGCCGCGGCCCCGGCGCAGGCGCAGGAGACGGCGCCCGATGCGCTGGTGCGGGATACCGCCGAGCGCATGCTGGAGGTGCTGCGTGAGCGCCGGGGCGAGTTGGATGAGCGCCCGCAGATGGTCTTCGATCTGGTCGAGGAGATCGTGCTGCCGCACTTCGACTTCGAGCTGATGAGCCGCTACGTGCTGGCGCGAAACTGGCGCGGTGCCAGCGACGAGCAGCGCTCGCGCTTCGTGGAGGAATTCCGCCATTTGTTGGTGCGCACCTACGCCACCTCGCTGGCGGAGTACTCCGGGCAGCGCATCGAATACCTGCCCTTGCGCGGCGACCCGGCGCGGGGCCGGGTGACGGTGAGTACCGTAATCAAGCAAAATGGGGGCGGGCCGGATATCCCGGTGGATTACAATCTGCGTCGCACCGAATCGGGCTGGAAGGTGTTCGATGTGATCATCGAGGGCCTGAGCCTGGTGCAGAACTACCGCGGCTCCTTCGCCAGTGCGATCCGCCGCCAGGGCCTGGACGGGCTGATCGACGACCTGGCCGCGCGCAACGCCAACCGCCGCGACGCATGA
- a CDS encoding KdsC family phosphatase translates to MTLEPTEHAFCGAVDETLLARARPIKILVMDVDGVLTDGRINMGAEGELHKAFNILDGKGLSMLREAGVERALLTGRNSPQVQRRAEELGIQHVLQGKQRKWEALEPLLRGLALAPEHCAYIGDDLIDLPVARRVGLAVAVPNAHPWLAAHCHWQTRLPGGEGAVRELCELILLARGELGAMLQAYAQD, encoded by the coding sequence ATGACCTTGGAGCCTACCGAACACGCCTTCTGCGGCGCCGTGGATGAAACGCTGCTCGCGCGCGCCCGCCCCATAAAGATCCTGGTGATGGATGTGGACGGCGTGCTCACCGACGGGCGCATCAACATGGGCGCCGAAGGCGAGCTGCACAAGGCCTTCAACATCCTCGACGGCAAGGGCTTGAGCATGCTGCGCGAGGCGGGCGTGGAGCGCGCCCTGCTCACCGGGCGCAACTCGCCCCAGGTACAGCGGCGCGCCGAGGAACTGGGTATTCAGCACGTCCTGCAAGGCAAGCAGCGCAAATGGGAAGCGCTGGAGCCGCTGCTGCGCGGCCTTGCGCTCGCCCCGGAGCACTGCGCCTACATTGGCGACGATCTGATCGACCTGCCGGTGGCGCGCCGGGTGGGCCTGGCGGTGGCCGTACCCAATGCCCACCCCTGGCTCGCCGCCCACTGCCATTGGCAGACCCGCCTACCCGGTGGCGAAGGGGCGGTGCGCGAGCTCTGTGAGCTGATCCTGCTTGCCCGGGGCGAGCTGGGCGCTATGCTGCAGGCCTATGCGCAGGACTAG
- the hisD gene encoding histidinol dehydrogenase, with protein MLEIRRLSTTQPDFREQLDRLTAWESGAEHRVEQAVAEILEQVRSRGDAALLEYSRRFDRLEVASVAELEVPAEALRAAFEELPGEQRVALEEAARRVRAYHARQKSESWEYQEADGTVLGQQVTALDRVGIYVPGGKAAYPSSVLMNAIPAKVAGVPELIMMVPAPDGELNPMVLAAAHLAGVDRVFRLGGAQAVAALAYGSETVPAVDKITGPGNAYVAEAKRQVFGRVGIDMVAGPSEILVVCDGQTDPDWIAMDLFSQAEHDQDAKAWLVCPDPYYLDQVQASMERLLPQMERSEIIRESLNRHGALICVRDLAEAEEVANRIAPEHLELSIAEPEKFAQRVRHAGAIFLGRYTPEALGDYCAGPNHVLPTSATARFASPLGVYDFQKRTSIIHCSPAGGAALGRVADVLARGEGLEAHARSARLRVEAEERS; from the coding sequence ATGCTCGAGATTCGACGCCTGAGTACCACGCAGCCGGATTTCCGGGAGCAACTCGATCGGCTGACCGCCTGGGAGAGCGGTGCCGAGCATCGGGTCGAGCAGGCGGTGGCGGAGATTCTGGAGCAGGTGCGCAGCCGCGGCGACGCCGCCCTGCTGGAGTACAGCCGGCGCTTCGACCGGCTGGAGGTGGCCTCGGTGGCGGAGCTGGAAGTGCCGGCCGAGGCGTTGCGCGCCGCCTTCGAGGAGTTGCCCGGCGAGCAGCGAGTCGCGCTGGAGGAGGCCGCCCGTCGCGTGCGCGCTTACCACGCGCGTCAGAAAAGCGAATCCTGGGAATACCAGGAGGCCGACGGCACCGTGTTGGGCCAGCAGGTTACCGCCCTGGACCGGGTGGGGATCTACGTGCCAGGTGGCAAGGCCGCCTATCCCTCCTCGGTGCTGATGAACGCCATTCCCGCCAAGGTCGCCGGTGTGCCCGAGCTGATCATGATGGTGCCGGCCCCCGACGGCGAGCTGAACCCCATGGTGTTGGCCGCGGCCCATCTGGCGGGCGTGGACCGGGTGTTCCGCCTGGGCGGCGCCCAGGCCGTGGCCGCGCTGGCCTACGGCAGCGAGACCGTTCCCGCGGTGGACAAGATCACCGGGCCGGGCAATGCCTACGTGGCCGAAGCCAAGCGCCAGGTGTTCGGCCGGGTGGGCATCGACATGGTGGCCGGACCCTCCGAGATCCTGGTGGTCTGCGATGGCCAGACCGACCCGGACTGGATCGCCATGGATCTGTTCTCCCAGGCCGAGCACGACCAGGACGCCAAGGCCTGGCTGGTTTGCCCCGACCCCTACTACCTGGACCAGGTGCAGGCCAGCATGGAGCGGCTGCTGCCGCAGATGGAGCGCTCGGAGATTATTCGAGAGTCGCTGAACCGTCACGGCGCGCTGATCTGCGTGCGGGATCTGGCCGAGGCCGAAGAGGTGGCCAACCGCATCGCCCCCGAGCACCTGGAGCTGTCCATCGCCGAGCCGGAGAAATTCGCCCAGCGTGTTCGTCACGCCGGTGCGATCTTCCTCGGCCGGTACACCCCGGAGGCCCTGGGTGATTACTGCGCCGGGCCCAACCATGTGCTGCCCACGTCTGCCACGGCACGTTTCGCCTCGCCGCTGGGGGTCTACGACTTCCAGAAGCGCACCAGCATCATCCATTGTTCGCCCGCCGGCGGTGCGGCCCTGGGCCGCGTGGCCGATGTGCTCGCCCGCGGCGAGGGCCTGGAGGCCCATGCCCGTTCCGCACGGCTGCGGGTCGAGGCGGAGGAGCGATCATGA
- a CDS encoding lipid asymmetry maintenance protein MlaB, which yields MSAARLAWGEGGSCALSGELSVESVPGLWARGDELWRRGPELVLDLSGVRRSDSAGLALLAEWTRQARQHGLSLHYRGMPEQMRALARVSGLERLLPLETNNCGE from the coding sequence ATGAGCGCGGCGCGGTTGGCATGGGGCGAGGGCGGGAGCTGTGCGCTGAGCGGGGAGCTCAGCGTGGAGAGCGTGCCCGGGCTGTGGGCCCGGGGCGATGAGCTTTGGCGCCGAGGCCCGGAGCTGGTGTTGGATCTGTCCGGCGTGCGGCGCTCGGACAGCGCGGGGCTTGCGCTGCTGGCCGAGTGGACGCGCCAGGCACGCCAACACGGGCTGAGCCTTCACTATCGCGGCATGCCCGAGCAGATGCGCGCCCTGGCCCGGGTCAGCGGTCTGGAGCGGCTGCTGCCATTGGAAACGAACAACTGCGGAGAGTGA